In Naumovozyma castellii chromosome 1, complete genome, one DNA window encodes the following:
- the MAC1 gene encoding Mac1p (ancestral locus Anc_2.568), with protein sequence MIIYASEKYACASCIRGHRSSTCKHTNRMLVKVRTRGRPSPTEIRDVIMVDSSSRIDAKSSCHSSNHQSKLAEGDDSNSCSQNMERQPVLFVRVKDSKKARLLNGKLQILVDDSADSNEKGSSVSSKDNGNSKFIPEVEYLKQLSGSSSGSGSNSLGSTPNSNTCCHHHTTCASMAAAATANTSTQSLLSKNDNNMTTSTNMTEDNNLDIGKIEESLNSMEYFEQVLDSKTPLVDLFTHKGVYLSSACSCEDGNCPCLNCLIHRNEDELNSYIRQSGIPLTNVGEAEYKNELMECTTSNCACTAVDCLCQDCIVHPTEIISIDKILLNGLLHMTLRRKTVIKFKNKLIPSQYWWDFLIGKTVKLQEGDLESIDIIGWFDSLINKYPMELLDASDMESNNYHQRFYVI encoded by the coding sequence ATGATCATTTACGCTAGCGAAAAATATGCGTGTGCCTCGTGCATAAGAGGTCATCGTTCCTCTACTTGCAAACATACCAACAGAATGCTTGTCAAAGTGAGAACTAGAGGTAGACCATCCCCAACGGAGATTAGAGACGTTATTATGGTGGACTCTTCTTCACGCATCGATGCGAAATCGTCATGCCATTCTTCTAATCACCAAAGCAAGCTTGCAGAGGGTGACGATAGTAATTCATGTTCGCAAAATATGGAACGACAACCGGTATTATTTGTTCGAGTTAAGGACAGTAAGAAGGCAAGATTACTTAATGGGAAGTTACAAATCTTAGTGGATGATTCAGCAGATTCTAACGAGAAGGGATCATCAGTTTCCTCTAAGGATAATGGCAATAGTAAATTCATACCGGAAgtagaatatttaaaacaaCTATCAGGGTCCTCATCTGGTTCGGGATCCAACTCTCTTGGCTCAACGCCGAACTCTAATACGTGTTGTCATCATCACACTACCTGCGCTTCCATGGCTGCGGCAGCTACCGCTAATACAAGCACACAATCTCTATTATCTAAGAACGATAATAATATGACGACGTCCACGAACATGACtgaagataataatttagACATaggaaaaattgaagaaagtttaAATTCtatggaatattttgaacaagTCTTAGATTCAAAAACTCCTCTAGTTGATCTATTCACTCATAAGGGTGTGTATTTAAGCTCTGCATGTTCATGTGAGGATGGTAATTGTCCCTGTTTAAATTGTCTAATTCATagaaatgaagatgaattaaattcGTATATTAGGCAAAGTGGAATCCCATTGACAAATGTAGGTGAGGCTGAAtacaaaaatgaattaatggAATGTACTACAAGTAATTGTGCATGCACTGCAGTAGACTGTCTTTGCCAGGATTGCATTGTTCATCCTACAGAAATTATTtccattgataaaattttattaaatggGTTGTTACATATGACGTTAAGAAGGAAAACagtaataaaatttaaaaacaAGCTAATTCCATCTCAATATTGGTGGGATTTTTTAATTGGAAAAACTGTTAAATTACAAGAGGGAGATTTGGAATCAATAGATATAATCGGATGGtttgattcattaataaataaatatccGATGGAATTGCTTGATGCTTCGGATATGGAATCAAACAACTACCATCAAAGATTTTATGTAATATaa